Proteins found in one Paenibacillus dendritiformis genomic segment:
- a CDS encoding heavy metal translocating P-type ATPase produces the protein MASKQQTVKIEGMTCAACATRIEKGLSRMDGVVKANVNLAAEQATVEYDEGQLSLQQVTDKIEKLGYKVPAETLDVDIEGMTCAACATRIEKGLKRLPGVDSANVNLAAESARITFTGLRPEDILRKIEQLGYKGKVKSGEAGAEGAPNRTAVRLRNSFIVSAILSVPLLWSMVGHFSFTSWIWVPEWFMNPWVQMILAAPVQFIIGARFYSGAYKALRNGSANMDVLVALGTSAAYFYSVYLVWEWVRGGTHHPDMYFETSAVLITLILLGKWFEAAAKGRSSQAIRALIGLRAKTATVIRDGIEQEVPVDDVQVGDRVIVRPGSKIPVDGIVLDGTSTIDESMLTGESVPVEKQPGDRVYGATVNAQGAFTMEATQVGAETALAQIIRIVEEAQGSKAPIQRIADKISGVFVPIVVGIAVIVFGLWYFAIAPGNFGEALEKLIAVLVIACPCALGLATPTSIMAGTGRAAEYGILFRGGEQLEGAYRVQTVVLDKTGTVTEGEPSLTDFIVNDQEREQELALWVAAAERRSEHPLAQAIVKGLDARGLPAITPESFQAEPGFGIMARVDGHEIVIGTRNLLRKQGINAEEAEAELQRLEIEGKTAMLIAVDGHWEGIVAVADQVKASSKAAISRLHGMGIRVVMMTGDNERTAQAIAAQVGLDDVFAEVLPEQKAQHVRELQQNGTVVAMVGDGINDAPALAAADIGFAIGTGTDVAMETAGVTLMRGDLNGIADAMEMSRRTMRNIKQNLFWALVYNSLGIPVAAAGLLAPWLAGAAMAFSSVSVVLNALRLQRVKL, from the coding sequence ATGGCATCCAAGCAGCAGACCGTCAAAATCGAAGGCATGACCTGCGCCGCTTGCGCGACCCGGATCGAGAAGGGATTGAGCCGGATGGACGGCGTCGTGAAGGCAAACGTGAATTTGGCGGCAGAGCAAGCGACGGTGGAATATGATGAAGGACAGCTCTCGCTTCAGCAGGTTACGGATAAGATCGAGAAGCTGGGATACAAGGTTCCTGCGGAGACGCTTGATGTGGACATCGAAGGGATGACCTGTGCGGCATGCGCGACCCGGATTGAGAAAGGGTTGAAGCGTCTGCCGGGGGTCGACTCCGCCAATGTCAATCTGGCCGCCGAATCGGCCCGCATTACCTTCACCGGTTTGCGTCCGGAAGATATATTGCGCAAAATCGAGCAGCTCGGCTATAAGGGCAAGGTTAAGTCAGGGGAAGCGGGAGCGGAGGGCGCGCCGAACCGGACTGCGGTGCGGCTGCGTAACTCGTTCATCGTCTCCGCCATTTTGTCGGTGCCGCTGCTCTGGTCGATGGTAGGGCACTTCTCGTTCACCTCGTGGATCTGGGTGCCGGAATGGTTCATGAATCCATGGGTGCAGATGATATTGGCCGCGCCCGTTCAGTTCATCATCGGCGCCCGCTTCTACAGCGGTGCGTACAAGGCGCTGCGCAACGGCAGCGCAAATATGGATGTGCTCGTGGCGCTCGGGACGTCAGCCGCCTATTTCTACAGCGTCTATCTCGTATGGGAATGGGTACGGGGGGGAACACATCACCCGGACATGTACTTCGAGACGAGTGCGGTGCTCATTACCCTTATCCTGCTCGGGAAATGGTTCGAAGCGGCGGCCAAAGGCCGTTCTTCCCAAGCGATACGAGCCTTGATCGGCCTGCGGGCGAAGACGGCCACCGTGATCCGCGACGGCATCGAGCAAGAGGTGCCGGTCGATGACGTTCAGGTCGGCGACCGCGTCATCGTGCGGCCCGGTTCGAAGATACCGGTCGACGGCATCGTGCTTGACGGCACATCGACGATCGATGAATCGATGCTGACCGGCGAGAGTGTCCCGGTCGAGAAGCAGCCGGGAGACCGCGTGTACGGCGCGACGGTGAACGCGCAGGGCGCCTTCACGATGGAAGCGACGCAGGTCGGCGCCGAGACCGCGCTGGCGCAAATTATCCGCATCGTCGAGGAAGCGCAAGGCTCGAAGGCGCCGATACAGCGCATTGCCGACAAAATATCCGGCGTCTTCGTTCCCATCGTCGTCGGTATCGCTGTCATCGTCTTCGGCCTGTGGTACTTCGCCATTGCGCCGGGCAACTTCGGGGAGGCTCTGGAGAAGCTGATTGCCGTGCTTGTTATCGCCTGTCCCTGCGCGCTCGGTCTGGCTACGCCGACCTCGATTATGGCGGGGACGGGGCGTGCCGCCGAATACGGCATTCTGTTCCGAGGCGGCGAGCAGCTGGAAGGAGCGTACCGGGTGCAGACCGTCGTGCTAGACAAGACGGGCACCGTAACCGAGGGCGAGCCCTCCCTGACCGACTTCATCGTGAATGATCAGGAACGCGAGCAAGAGCTGGCGCTGTGGGTGGCTGCCGCGGAACGGCGGTCCGAGCACCCGCTCGCCCAGGCGATCGTGAAGGGCCTTGACGCCCGCGGACTGCCGGCGATTACGCCGGAATCGTTCCAAGCGGAGCCCGGCTTTGGCATTATGGCCCGGGTTGACGGGCATGAGATTGTCATCGGCACGCGGAATCTGCTGCGGAAGCAGGGCATTAATGCAGAGGAAGCCGAAGCGGAGCTGCAGCGGCTGGAGATCGAAGGCAAGACGGCAATGCTCATTGCGGTTGACGGGCACTGGGAAGGCATCGTGGCCGTAGCGGATCAGGTCAAGGCATCGTCGAAGGCCGCGATCAGCCGCCTGCACGGCATGGGCATCCGCGTCGTCATGATGACGGGGGACAATGAGCGAACGGCGCAGGCCATCGCCGCCCAGGTCGGGCTGGACGACGTGTTCGCCGAGGTCCTTCCCGAACAGAAGGCGCAGCATGTCCGCGAGCTGCAGCAGAACGGCACCGTCGTCGCGATGGTGGGCGACGGCATCAACGACGCCCCGGCGCTCGCGGCGGCGGATATCGGGTTCGCGATCGGAACCGGAACGGATGTGGCGATGGAGACGGCCGGCGTCACGCTGATGCGCGGAGACTTGAACGGCATCGCCGACGCGATGGAGATGAGCCGACGGACGATGCGGAATATCAAGCAGAATCTGTTCTGGGCGCTCGTCTACAATAGTCTGGGCATCCCGGTGGCGGCGGCCGGCCTGCTGGCGCCTTGGCTTGCGGGAGCGGCGATGGCCTTCAGCTCCGTATCGGTCGTGCTCAATGCGCTGCGGCTGCAGCGCGTCAAGCTGTAA
- the metE gene encoding 5-methyltetrahydropteroyltriglutamate--homocysteine S-methyltransferase, with product MAKGQVMTGVSGYPRIGYDREWKKALEQYWAGKLTRSELVAEMERIELLRLAKLKEEGIDFIPVNDFSWYDHVLDMTVMFGLIPERFGYKGGPVTADLMFALARGTEKAVACEMTKWFNTNYHYIVPEWEGKRPVLAENRPLASYRRAKEKLGIEGKPVLVGPYTYVRFIKGIPQGERQQVLDQFAEVYGRILHELEAEGVSCVQLDEPAFVKPMTAEDWQAAQAVYERLRQAAPGLTIWVQTYFDSVSGLDSFLQLPVDVYGLDFVHGKERNEAALRQSGVPAGKRVALGIIDGRNIWRADLLAAATWLESIEPIVPRSHWIVQPSCSLLHVPLMAEREQDLPGYIRGALAFADEKVAETVRLAAHLSEPTAESAALLEASAADVLAWREEPARKRPHVVEAVERLIRDAEADGGRRAPYEQRREAQRRRWPELPLLPTTTIGSLPQTAEIRKARLRFRKGEWSAAAYESFLRQEIERWVRIQEEIGIDVLVHGEFERTDMVEYFGEKLDGFVFTKFGWVQSYGSRCVKPPILYGDVAFREAMTVAETAYAQSLTKQPVKGMLTGPVTILNWSFVRDDVPREQCAYQLAYALRQEIQALEQAGIGMIQVDEPAVKEGMPLKAEDAAHYREWAVLAFLLATNGAVPETQIHTHMCYCDFSDMVETIRRMDADVISLETARSGGDMVDTLRKERYELGIGLGVYDIHSPRVPSVGEIERFIETALTVLPAESFWINPDCGLKTRNEPETVAALKHMVEATVSVRQARSASAKR from the coding sequence ATGGCGAAAGGGCAAGTGATGACGGGTGTATCCGGGTATCCGCGCATCGGATACGACCGGGAGTGGAAGAAGGCGTTGGAGCAGTATTGGGCAGGCAAGCTGACGCGAAGCGAGCTGGTGGCGGAGATGGAGCGGATCGAGCTGCTTCGTCTCGCGAAGCTGAAGGAGGAAGGCATCGACTTCATTCCCGTCAATGATTTCTCCTGGTACGATCATGTCCTCGACATGACGGTCATGTTCGGACTGATCCCGGAGCGGTTCGGTTATAAGGGCGGCCCGGTTACGGCGGATCTGATGTTCGCGCTTGCGCGCGGCACGGAGAAGGCGGTCGCCTGCGAGATGACCAAATGGTTCAATACGAACTATCACTATATCGTTCCGGAATGGGAAGGGAAGCGGCCGGTGCTGGCCGAGAATCGGCCGCTCGCCTCGTACCGGAGAGCGAAGGAGAAGCTGGGCATCGAAGGGAAGCCGGTCCTGGTCGGCCCGTACACGTATGTCCGCTTCATCAAGGGCATCCCCCAAGGCGAGCGCCAGCAGGTGCTTGATCAGTTCGCCGAGGTGTACGGCCGGATATTGCATGAGCTGGAGGCGGAAGGGGTCTCCTGCGTGCAGCTCGATGAGCCGGCCTTCGTGAAGCCGATGACAGCGGAGGATTGGCAGGCGGCACAAGCCGTGTACGAGCGGCTTCGCCAAGCGGCGCCGGGCTTGACCATCTGGGTGCAGACATACTTCGATTCGGTCTCGGGACTCGATTCGTTCCTGCAGCTCCCGGTGGATGTCTACGGCCTCGACTTCGTCCACGGGAAGGAGCGGAACGAAGCGGCGCTCCGCCAGTCCGGCGTACCAGCCGGGAAACGCGTCGCCCTCGGCATCATCGACGGGCGCAATATTTGGCGGGCCGACCTGCTTGCCGCGGCAACCTGGCTGGAGTCGATCGAGCCGATCGTGCCGCGGTCGCACTGGATCGTGCAGCCGTCCTGCAGTCTGCTGCATGTGCCGTTGATGGCAGAACGGGAGCAGGATCTGCCGGGCTATATTCGCGGAGCGCTCGCGTTCGCGGACGAGAAGGTGGCCGAGACGGTGCGGCTGGCTGCCCATCTGTCCGAGCCGACGGCGGAGAGCGCGGCGCTTCTGGAAGCGAGCGCTGCTGATGTTCTCGCCTGGCGCGAGGAGCCGGCGCGGAAGCGCCCGCATGTCGTCGAGGCCGTGGAGCGCCTGATCCGGGATGCGGAGGCCGATGGCGGCCGCCGCGCGCCGTATGAGCAGCGGCGCGAAGCGCAGCGCCGCCGTTGGCCGGAGCTGCCGCTGCTGCCGACGACGACGATCGGCAGTCTTCCGCAGACGGCGGAGATTCGCAAGGCGCGGCTCCGCTTCCGCAAAGGTGAATGGAGCGCCGCGGCGTATGAGTCGTTCCTGCGCCAAGAAATCGAGCGTTGGGTGCGGATTCAGGAAGAGATTGGCATCGATGTGCTCGTGCACGGTGAATTTGAGCGTACGGACATGGTCGAATATTTCGGAGAGAAGCTGGACGGCTTCGTCTTCACGAAGTTCGGGTGGGTGCAATCATACGGCTCACGCTGCGTCAAGCCCCCGATTCTGTACGGAGATGTCGCCTTCCGCGAGGCGATGACCGTAGCGGAGACGGCGTATGCCCAATCATTGACGAAGCAGCCTGTGAAGGGAATGCTAACCGGGCCGGTCACGATTCTCAACTGGTCCTTCGTGCGCGACGACGTTCCGCGCGAGCAGTGCGCCTATCAGCTCGCTTACGCGCTGCGGCAGGAGATTCAGGCGCTGGAGCAGGCGGGCATCGGCATGATCCAGGTCGATGAGCCGGCCGTAAAGGAAGGGATGCCCCTGAAGGCCGAGGATGCGGCACATTACCGGGAATGGGCGGTGCTGGCGTTCCTGCTGGCAACGAATGGGGCCGTGCCGGAGACGCAGATTCATACGCATATGTGCTACTGCGATTTCTCCGATATGGTGGAGACGATTCGCCGCATGGATGCGGATGTCATCTCGCTGGAGACGGCGCGCAGCGGCGGAGACATGGTCGATACGCTGCGGAAGGAGCGGTATGAGCTCGGCATCGGCCTGGGCGTCTATGATATCCACAGCCCGCGCGTCCCATCCGTCGGGGAGATCGAGCGGTTCATCGAGACCGCGCTGACGGTGCTGCCGGCCGAGTCGTTCTGGATTAACCCGGATTGCGGGCTCAAGACGCGCAATGAGCCGGAGACCGTCGCCGCGCTCAAGCATATGGTGGAAGCGACGGTGTCGGTGCGCCAGGCCCGTTCCGCGTCAGCGAAGCGGTAA
- a CDS encoding DUF3939 domain-containing protein, giving the protein MRWFKRRKPSAPRHEAVHVTLDEVKRAVLQYEQDMQEQIPRTTLLRPDQSIDLSRLKRYLGGISDQRFYMSRMTYEIFEEQDKHIPLSLDAVQAAVDDYLENHDDLPVIPGTRNRQVHYDKLIERHYLKEKPSIPLYLTTEQFMLTHEPDWPGRLH; this is encoded by the coding sequence ATGCGGTGGTTCAAACGACGCAAGCCTTCTGCCCCCCGGCACGAAGCGGTTCATGTCACGTTGGACGAGGTGAAGCGGGCGGTGCTCCAGTATGAGCAGGATATGCAGGAGCAAATACCCCGAACCACGCTGCTCCGTCCCGACCAAAGTATTGATTTGTCCCGATTGAAGCGTTACCTCGGCGGAATTTCGGATCAGCGCTTTTACATGTCCCGTATGACCTATGAGATTTTTGAGGAACAAGACAAGCATATTCCGCTGTCCCTTGACGCCGTGCAGGCGGCAGTTGACGATTATTTGGAGAATCACGATGATTTGCCGGTCATTCCGGGAACCCGGAACCGTCAGGTTCATTACGACAAGCTGATCGAACGGCATTATTTAAAAGAGAAGCCGTCGATTCCGCTCTACTTGACGACTGAGCAGTTCATGCTGACCCATGAGCCGGACTGGCCGGGGCGGCTGCACTAA
- a CDS encoding P1 family peptidase → MTSQYGHHEAQQALPYPGSITDVPGIRLGHAQDEAALTGCTVIMAEEGAVCGVDVRGSAPGTRETELLQPTAMVPHVHAICLSGGSAFGLEAAHGVMRYLQERGIGLDVGVGRVPIVPGAILFDLAIGRPDVTPTAAMGYAAAASASSSPPAQGNAGAGMGATVGKYAGPERAMKGGFGTASVRLPSGLVIGAAVAVNAVGEIRHPGHGGTAAGARGDETGSFLAPLRYLSGLDKPFAGMKPGTNTTIAAVACNANLTKTEMNKVAEMAHNGLARTIFPVHTMFDGDTVFAMTTGGVDASVDLAGMWAAETLAYAIVNAVTAAESAGGVPAARDWTVQPPQ, encoded by the coding sequence ATGACTTCACAATACGGACATCATGAAGCGCAGCAGGCGCTTCCTTATCCCGGCAGCATCACGGATGTGCCGGGCATTCGGCTCGGCCATGCGCAGGACGAGGCCGCGCTTACAGGCTGCACGGTTATCATGGCGGAGGAGGGCGCGGTATGCGGCGTCGATGTGCGCGGATCCGCTCCCGGCACGCGCGAGACGGAACTGCTTCAGCCTACCGCGATGGTGCCGCATGTGCATGCGATCTGCCTGAGCGGAGGCAGCGCGTTCGGGCTGGAAGCCGCTCACGGCGTAATGCGGTATTTGCAGGAGCGCGGCATCGGGCTGGATGTCGGGGTAGGGAGGGTCCCTATCGTGCCGGGGGCGATTCTGTTCGATCTCGCCATCGGCCGGCCCGATGTGACGCCGACGGCCGCCATGGGCTATGCCGCAGCGGCGTCCGCCTCCTCGTCTCCTCCGGCGCAAGGCAATGCCGGCGCGGGCATGGGAGCGACCGTCGGCAAGTATGCGGGGCCGGAACGGGCCATGAAGGGCGGCTTCGGCACCGCTTCGGTGAGGCTGCCGAGCGGACTCGTCATCGGAGCGGCGGTCGCCGTGAACGCGGTAGGCGAGATCCGGCATCCGGGCCATGGAGGGACAGCGGCGGGAGCGCGGGGCGACGAGACGGGAAGCTTCCTCGCGCCGCTTCGCTATCTGTCCGGATTGGACAAGCCTTTCGCCGGGATGAAGCCGGGGACCAATACGACGATTGCGGCCGTCGCTTGCAACGCCAATCTGACGAAGACGGAGATGAACAAGGTGGCGGAGATGGCGCATAACGGGCTCGCGAGAACGATCTTTCCGGTGCACACGATGTTCGACGGCGATACGGTGTTCGCCATGACGACAGGGGGCGTGGACGCTTCGGTCGATCTCGCCGGCATGTGGGCCGCGGAGACGCTGGCCTACGCGATTGTCAATGCGGTCACGGCCGCCGAATCCGCGGGAGGGGTGCCTGCGGCGCGCGATTGGACGGTGCAGCCGCCGCAATAA
- a CDS encoding copper ion binding protein yields MTEVTWKVEGMTCGHCKQAVEKAVQEAGGEAKVDLGSKQVKITYDNAKVQPEKIREAIEDQGYDVVS; encoded by the coding sequence ATGACTGAAGTAACTTGGAAGGTAGAAGGCATGACATGCGGACACTGCAAGCAGGCGGTGGAGAAGGCGGTTCAGGAGGCTGGCGGCGAGGCGAAGGTCGATCTCGGCTCCAAGCAGGTGAAGATTACGTACGATAATGCCAAGGTTCAGCCGGAAAAGATTCGGGAAGCGATCGAAGATCAAGGCTACGACGTCGTCTCGTAA
- a CDS encoding L-lactate dehydrogenase — protein MSEITKVTRVALVGSGFVGSSYAFALFNQGLAAELVIIDANQPKAEGDAMDLNHGLPFASNMRIWAGDYSDCKDADLVVITAGANQAPGETRLDLIGKNARIFQSIVQSVMESGFNGLFLVATNPVDVLTYATWKYSGLPASRVIGSGTILDTARLRYLLGERLEVDPRNVHAYIMGEHGDTELPVWSNVSIGGQPLADYRKTHGQPTDEELNRIFINVRDAAYHIIERKGATYYGIAMGLARLTKAILKNENSVLSVSTLLTGEYGLEDVYLGVPAVVNRQGIRDVYELHLTDEEKQKLHHSASVLKEAIASIFPS, from the coding sequence ATGAGTGAGATCACGAAAGTAACACGCGTAGCACTCGTTGGATCCGGCTTCGTCGGTTCGAGCTACGCCTTTGCCCTGTTCAACCAAGGGCTGGCCGCCGAGCTGGTTATCATCGACGCCAACCAGCCGAAGGCCGAGGGAGACGCCATGGATTTGAATCACGGACTGCCGTTTGCGTCCAATATGCGCATTTGGGCCGGCGATTACAGCGACTGCAAAGACGCGGATCTGGTCGTCATCACCGCGGGGGCCAATCAAGCTCCCGGGGAGACAAGACTCGATCTGATCGGTAAAAACGCGAGAATCTTCCAATCGATCGTGCAATCGGTCATGGAGAGCGGCTTCAATGGCCTGTTCCTTGTCGCGACGAATCCGGTCGATGTGTTGACGTATGCGACGTGGAAATATTCCGGCCTGCCGGCAAGCCGCGTTATCGGATCCGGCACGATTCTGGACACCGCCCGGCTGCGCTATCTGCTCGGCGAGCGTCTGGAAGTCGACCCGCGCAACGTCCACGCCTATATTATGGGCGAGCATGGCGACACGGAGCTTCCGGTATGGAGCAACGTCAGCATCGGCGGCCAGCCGCTGGCCGATTACCGCAAGACGCACGGCCAGCCGACCGATGAGGAGCTCAACCGCATCTTCATCAATGTCCGCGACGCGGCCTACCACATCATCGAACGCAAAGGCGCCACCTACTACGGCATCGCCATGGGATTGGCCCGCCTCACGAAGGCCATCCTGAAGAACGAGAATTCCGTCCTCTCGGTCTCGACGCTGCTGACCGGAGAATATGGGCTGGAGGATGTCTATCTCGGCGTTCCGGCGGTCGTCAACCGCCAGGGCATTCGCGATGTGTACGAGCTTCATCTCACCGACGAGGAGAAGCAGAAGCTCCACCACTCCGCCTCCGTGTTGAAGGAAGCTATCGCCTCCATCTTCCCGTCCTGA
- a CDS encoding SDR family oxidoreductase gives MDKQHQHAPSPLEGVAIVTGAGSGIGRASALRLAEAGMTVALLDRKDDRTYQAEQQMNALYPGRAIAYDIDLKDASRVENAIKEAAAHGPIRAVFANAGINGVLSSIEDMKVADWGDTIQTNLTGTFVTVKYAIPYLKQNGGSIVITSSINGSRKFSGFGMSAYSTSKAGQVAFAKMAALELARYRIRVNVICPGAIETHIGENTDRRPSVDRITIPVEYPQGSQPLEHGPGKPEQVADLVAFLVSDASSHITGAQIVIDGAESLL, from the coding sequence ATGGACAAGCAGCACCAACATGCGCCCTCGCCATTGGAAGGTGTCGCCATCGTAACCGGAGCCGGGTCCGGCATCGGACGCGCTTCCGCCCTCCGCTTGGCGGAAGCGGGCATGACCGTCGCGTTGCTCGATCGGAAGGATGATCGGACCTATCAGGCGGAGCAGCAGATGAACGCCCTCTATCCCGGGCGGGCGATCGCGTACGATATCGACCTGAAGGACGCTTCCCGCGTCGAAAACGCGATCAAGGAAGCCGCAGCGCACGGGCCGATCAGGGCCGTCTTCGCGAATGCCGGCATTAACGGGGTGCTGTCCTCGATCGAGGACATGAAGGTGGCGGATTGGGGGGATACGATTCAGACCAATCTGACCGGAACATTCGTTACCGTAAAATACGCCATCCCTTATTTGAAGCAAAACGGCGGCAGCATCGTCATTACGAGCTCGATTAATGGGAGCCGCAAGTTTTCCGGGTTCGGGATGAGCGCCTACAGCACATCCAAAGCGGGCCAGGTCGCCTTCGCCAAGATGGCGGCGCTTGAACTGGCCCGCTATCGGATTCGCGTAAATGTCATCTGCCCCGGGGCCATCGAGACCCATATCGGTGAGAATACGGACCGCAGACCGTCCGTAGACCGCATCACGATCCCGGTCGAGTATCCCCAGGGCAGCCAGCCGCTTGAACATGGGCCCGGCAAGCCCGAGCAGGTCGCCGACCTGGTGGCGTTCCTCGTATCGGACGCCTCCAGCCATATTACCGGCGCCCAGATCGTCATTGACGGAGCGGAATCTCTCCTGTAG
- the glsA gene encoding glutaminase A: MIEAHWNELERELPQWLEESRRMAAAGKVATYIPGLAEARPDALGISLCGIRGERVKAGETEEPFTMQSVSKVFSLLLALLDSGEAGVFAKVGKEPTGDDFNSILKLELVDPGKPFNPFINAGAIAIASLIEGRTPEEKSERLLEFIRMLADDPSITWNKRIYESERETAYRNRSLAYYLKDNGILEGDVEATLDVYFRQCAIEVRTCQLARMALVLANRGCDPATGHCYIPRKYVQIATSFMTTCGMYNASGEFALEAGIPAKSGVSGGIMALIPGQLGIGVYGPALNEKGNSVAGVHMLAMLSERFEWSIF, from the coding sequence GTGATAGAAGCACATTGGAACGAATTGGAGCGGGAGCTGCCGCAGTGGCTGGAGGAGAGCCGGCGGATGGCGGCTGCCGGCAAAGTGGCTACCTATATTCCGGGTCTCGCCGAGGCAAGACCGGATGCGCTTGGCATCTCGCTGTGCGGGATACGGGGAGAACGGGTGAAGGCAGGTGAGACGGAGGAGCCGTTCACGATGCAGAGCGTGTCGAAGGTGTTTTCGCTGCTGCTCGCGCTCCTGGACAGCGGCGAGGCCGGGGTCTTCGCCAAAGTGGGCAAGGAGCCGACCGGGGATGATTTCAATTCGATTTTGAAGCTGGAGCTGGTCGATCCCGGGAAGCCGTTCAACCCGTTCATCAATGCGGGAGCGATCGCGATCGCCTCGTTGATCGAAGGCCGGACACCGGAGGAGAAGTCGGAGCGGCTGCTGGAATTTATCCGGATGCTCGCGGATGATCCTAGCATCACCTGGAACAAGCGAATCTACGAGAGCGAACGGGAGACCGCTTACCGGAACCGTTCGCTGGCTTATTATTTGAAGGATAACGGCATTTTGGAAGGGGACGTGGAAGCGACGCTCGACGTTTATTTCCGGCAATGCGCCATCGAGGTCCGGACATGCCAGCTGGCGCGGATGGCGCTCGTGCTGGCGAACCGCGGTTGCGACCCGGCTACGGGACACTGCTATATTCCGAGGAAATACGTTCAAATCGCGACCTCATTCATGACGACCTGCGGGATGTACAACGCGTCGGGCGAATTCGCGCTCGAAGCCGGGATTCCGGCGAAGAGCGGCGTGTCCGGGGGCATCATGGCGCTCATTCCGGGACAGCTGGGCATCGGCGTCTATGGCCCGGCGCTCAATGAGAAGGGGAACAGCGTGGCTGGCGTGCACATGCTGGCCATGCTGTCCGAACGATTTGAATGGAGCATCTTCTAA
- a CDS encoding DnaJ family domain-containing protein — protein sequence MSILSWIAERKIEEAMEEGVFDDLQGKGKPLKLQDLSHVPKHLRAGYLLLDNAGLLPERQKLRQEIVRLEQLLAACTDAEARDSIRRRLTERQVRLAKMSEDRGWTANEAYYRYESRIRDKLSGSGTEKR from the coding sequence ATGAGCATACTGAGTTGGATTGCCGAGCGCAAAATCGAAGAGGCGATGGAAGAGGGCGTCTTCGACGACCTGCAGGGCAAGGGCAAGCCGTTGAAGCTGCAGGATCTGTCGCATGTGCCGAAGCATCTGCGTGCAGGTTATTTGCTGCTGGATAATGCGGGTCTGCTGCCGGAGCGGCAAAAGCTGCGCCAGGAGATTGTCCGGCTGGAGCAATTGCTCGCTGCTTGTACGGATGCGGAAGCCCGCGACAGCATCCGCCGCCGTCTGACGGAGCGCCAGGTGCGGCTGGCCAAGATGTCGGAAGATCGCGGCTGGACAGCGAATGAAGCATACTACCGTTATGAGAGCCGCATCCGCGATAAGCTGTCCGGCTCGGGCACGGAGAAGCGTTAG
- a CDS encoding HesB/YadR/YfhF family protein, translated as MHLRVTAEAIQRFQSDWGYSAGDTVRIFVRYSGFSASGPYSFGIMKDQPQHPAVSETVDGITFFMEENDLWFLDNRELVLDANGEDIVIVHDGMTI; from the coding sequence ATGCACTTACGGGTGACAGCGGAAGCGATTCAACGCTTTCAATCAGATTGGGGCTATTCAGCAGGGGATACCGTGCGCATCTTCGTACGATACAGCGGATTCAGTGCATCCGGGCCCTATTCCTTCGGCATTATGAAGGATCAGCCGCAGCATCCGGCGGTGTCGGAGACGGTAGACGGAATTACCTTCTTCATGGAGGAGAACGATCTGTGGTTCCTGGACAACCGCGAACTGGTGCTGGATGCGAACGGCGAGGACATCGTCATCGTCCATGATGGAATGACGATCTGA
- a CDS encoding metal-sensitive transcriptional regulator codes for MEAVGEMECHRPEAAGERKSHHSAEMKKKLIHRLNRIEGQVRGVKSMIDKDTYCDDVLHQIASIQSALYSVGRLLLEGHMKSCVIERLQEGDDEVIDELLVTIHKLLK; via the coding sequence ATGGAAGCCGTCGGCGAGATGGAATGCCATCGCCCCGAGGCAGCGGGCGAACGGAAGAGCCATCATTCGGCCGAGATGAAGAAGAAGCTGATTCACCGTCTGAACCGCATCGAAGGGCAAGTGCGCGGCGTTAAGTCGATGATCGATAAGGATACGTATTGCGATGATGTACTGCATCAGATCGCGTCGATTCAATCGGCGTTGTATTCCGTCGGAAGGCTCCTGCTCGAAGGCCATATGAAGAGCTGCGTCATCGAACGGCTTCAGGAAGGCGATGATGAAGTCATTGATGAACTGCTGGTTACGATACACAAATTATTGAAATAA